The genomic segment TGCGCTGGCAAATAATCGGGTCGCTCCCATTGTGTTGACAGGCTTAACGGCCGATATGCAGATCTGGCAGGAGGAGACCTTCGGCCCTCTGGCGCCGGTAATGAAGTTTGACTCTGAGCAAGAGGGCATAGACGCGGCCAATGACACACCCTTTGGCTTGGCAGCCTACTTTTACGCCAGCAATAACGACCGAGTATGGCGGGTTAGTGAAGCTTTGCAGGCCGGTATGGTAGGCGCTAATGAAGGGGGCATATCCAACGCGATGGCACCCTTTGGCGGGATTGATCAATCCGGTTTTGGTCGTGAAGGTGGCCGTCAGGGTATGGCAGAATATCAGCAGTTGAAATATGTGTGCTTCGGCGAGTCGGGGCCCACGATGTGAGGAATCTGTATTGCCCCAGGTGGTTGTCAGCTTGTCCATTAGCCCCGAGCAGCTGCAACGCTGGTATGCGGGCAATGTCCGCGATGTACTGGCCTACGCCCGCGATGGACGCAAGGTGCGCTTTCCGGTATCGGTGTTGCGACCTCATGTGACCCATCGGGGGGTG from the Gilvimarinus sp. DA14 genome contains:
- a CDS encoding DUF2835 domain-containing protein — its product is MVVSLSISPEQLQRWYAGNVRDVLAYARDGRKVRFPVSVLRPHVTHRGVQGHYAIVFDASNRFQKLVKIG